The following are encoded in a window of Syngnathus scovelli strain Florida chromosome 4, RoL_Ssco_1.2, whole genome shotgun sequence genomic DNA:
- the LOC125967405 gene encoding UDP-glucuronosyltransferase 2C1, with protein MKLTCCCSALLLFILLPGSCQGGNILVFPIEGSHWVNMDILMQELHAQGHNLTVVRPSKTWYIKDGATHYNTITVPVERSLDQNFITGLIYEVIEYERGAIPLMTFLHMTVGLFGDFLKAHVMVSNFTTAVLDDQDLMRRLNDSKFDLLLTDPCWGGGAIVAKYLNLPLVYNVRWIIATEGHLAIAPSPLSYIPIVGTGNTNKMTFLQRVKNVFVFLIASTQHHLIIKNTYQKVCDKYLGPDNDMHHLLLSADLWLMRVDFVFEFPRPTMPNVIYMGGFQCKPAKPLPDHLEEFVQSSGEHGFILMSLGTFVSEIPADLADYIAATFAKLPQKVIWRYKGATPSTLGNNTLLVDWIPQNDLLGHPKMKLFVAHGGTNGVQEAIYHGIPVVGIPLFFDQHDNLLRLTERGAAVVVTLALVDKDDNFLKAIQEVLANPSYRNNMQRLSRLHKDQPVTPLNNALFWIEFVMRHKGAAHLRTESFKLPWYTYYNVDVYLFLSGAVLTLLLMLFIMIKCLCSAICKRKIKQE; from the coding sequence ATGAAGCTGACATGTTGCTGCAGCGCCTTGCTGCTCTTTATCTTGCTTCCCGGATCCTGTCAGGGTGGCAACATTTTGGTTTTTCCAATTGAAGGCAGCCACTGGGTGAACATGGACATCCTCATGCAAGAGTTGCACGCGCAAGGGCACAACTTGACCGTCGTACGGCCCAGCAAGACGTGGTACATTAAGGACGGCGCCACCCACTACAACACCATCACCGTCCCCGTGGAAAGGAGCTTGGACCAGAACTTCATCACCGGCTTGATTTACGAAGTCATCGAATACGAAAGAGGCGCGATACCTCTCATGACGTTCCTCCATATGACTGTGGGATTGTTTGGAGATTTTTTGAAAGCTCACGTGATGGTGAGCAATTTCACAACGGCGGTTCTCGACGACCAGGATTTGATGAGGAGATTGAATGACAGCAAGTTTGACCTACTGCTCACTGACCCATGCTGGGGTGGAGGGGCTATTGTGGCCAAATATTTGAACCTCCCTCTGGTGTACAACGTCCGCTGGATAATCGCCACCGAAGGCCACCTCGCCATCGCCCCGTCGCCGTTATCTTACATTCCCATCGTGGGAACTGGTAATACAAACAAAATGACCTTTCTTCAAAGAgtcaaaaatgtgtttgtgtttctgaTCGCTTCTACGCAACATCACCTGATCATTAAAAACACGTACCAGAAAGTATGCGACAAATATCTCGGACCTGATAACGACATGCACCATTTGCTTCTTTCTGCTGACCTGTGGCTCATGAGAGTGGACTTTGTCTTTGAGTTCCCGCGTCCCACCATGCCAAACGTCATCTACATGGGGGGCTTCCAGTGTAAACCTGCCAAGCCTCTACCTGACCACCTAGAAGAGTTTGTCCAGAGTTCGGGAGAACATGGATTCATCCTAATGTCGCTGGGGACATTTGTGAGCGAAATCCCCGCGGATTTAGCCGACTACATCGCGGCGACTTTCGCCAAGCTCCCTCAGAAAGTCATTTGGAGGTATAAAGGCGCTACACCATCCACACTTGGCAACAACACTCTCCTGGTGGACTGGATACCGCAGAACGACCTCCTTGGACATCCCAAGATGAAACTCTTTGTGGCTCATGGAGGGACGaacggcgtccaggaggcaattTACCACGGAATTCCCGTGGTGGGCATACCCTTGTTTTTCGACCAGCATGACAACCTGCTACGTCTCACAGAGAGAGGTGCGGCTGTGGTGGTCACGTTAGCATTGGTGGACAAAGATGACAACTTCCTGAAGGCCATCCAAGAAGTTCTTGCTAACCCGTCCTACAGGAATAACATGCAGCGGCTCTCCAGGCTACACAAAGATCAGCCCGTCACACCGCTCAACAACGCCCTCTTCTGGATAGAGTTTGTCATGCGGCACAAAGGTGCAGCTCACCTGAGGACTGAGTCCTTCAAACTTCCCTGGTACACCTACTACAATGTCGACGTGTATCTATTCCTGTCTGGAGCTGTGCTGACTCTGCTTTTAATGTTATTCATCATGATCAAATGTTTGTGCTCTGCAATATGTAAGAGGAAAATCAAACAGGAGTAA
- the LOC125967419 gene encoding UDP-glucuronosyltransferase 2B1-like isoform X1 — MRVKMLWSWVCLLLSTLCVTSAFGGKVLVFPLDGSHWVNMKVVIEGLHSRGHQVDVLRTDDSWYIKEKSSLYTSITLDVESGFSKDSIIEFVEQLLRIQREGNSVWTRLKLEREQTEKASVMHEKTSKLLMWIFENKTMVESLRSAKYDLVLTDPAVPCGVILAHFLKLPLVLNVRWTSHGEGHLAIAPSPLSYVPLTGTQFSDKMSFFERVVNNLLFIFAEYQYSKYIQLHYDGVVQKYLSPDADYRSLFQAADLWLMRVDFVFEFPRPTMPNVIYMGGFQCKPAKPLPDHLEEFVQSSGEHGFVIMSLGTLIGELPNDLADEIAAAFAKLPQKVIWRYKGAKPSTLGNNTLLVDWMPQNDLLGHPKMKLFVAHGGTNGVQEAIYHGVPILGLPLIFDQRDNLLRIVMRKAGKVLDIVTLDHDIFYQGIQEILSDPSYRNNMQRLSRLHKDQPIPPLDSALFWIEFVMRHKGAAHLRTESYQMPWYVYHSVDVLLFLSAVVLLILGALSTFTYWLCSKLCLKRKCKHD, encoded by the exons ATGAG AGTGAAGATGCTTTGGTCTTGGGTCTGCCTCTTGCTTTCCACTCTATGTGTGACTTCCGCTTTTGGCGGCAAGGTGCTTGTTTTTCCATTGGATGGAAGCCACTGGGTGAACATGAAAGTGGTTATTGAGGGACTGCACTCGAGAGGGCACCAGGTTGACGTGTTGCGAACGGACGACAGCTGGTACATCAAGGAAAAGTCCTCACTCTACACCTCCATTACGCTTGACGTGGAGTCGGGTTTCAGCAAAGATTCTATTATTGAGTTTGTGGAGCAGTTGCTGCGCATCCAGCGAGAAGGCAACTCCGTCTGGACTCGTTTAAAACTGGAAAGGGAGCAAACTGAAAAAGCCTCAGTGATGCATGAGAAAACAAGCAAACTGCTGATGTGGATTTTTGAGAATAAAACAATGGTGGAGTCACTACGAAGTGCCAAATATGACCTCGTTCTGACAGACCCGGCAGTGCCGTGCGGTGTTATTCTCGCCCACTTCCTGAAACTGCCTCTTGTTCTCAACGTGAGATGGACCAGCCACGGCGAGGGGCATTTAGCAATTGCACCATCCCCTCTGTCGTACGTGCCCCTTACAGGGACACAATTTTCTGATAAGATGAGTTTTTTTGAAAGAGTAGTAAACAATTTGCTATTTATCTTTGCCGAATATCAATACTCAAAGTACATACAACTGCATTACGACGGCGTGGTTCAAAAATATTTAAGCCCCGACGCAGACTATCGTTCGCTGTTCCAAGCAGCAGACCTGTGGCTCATGAGAGTGGACTTTGTCTTTGAGTTCCCACGCCCCACCATGCCCAACGTCATCTACATGGGGGGCTTCCAGTGTAAACCTGCCAAGCCTCTACCCGACCACCTGGAAGAGTTCGTCCAGAGTTCCGGGGAACACGGATTCGTCATCATGTCCCTGGGGACTCTAATCGGAGAACTTCCTAACGACTTAGCCGACGAAATTGCGGCAGCTTTTGCCAAGCTCCCTCAGAAGGTCATCTGGAGGTATAAAGGTGCTAAACCCTCCACTCTGGGCAACAACACTCTCCTGGTGGACTGGATGCCCCAAAACGACCTTCTTGGACATCCCAAGATGAAACTCTTTGTTGCTCATGGTGGGACAAACGGCGTCCAGGAAGCAATTTATCACGGCGTGCCAATCCTCGGGCTTCCACTCATTTTCGATCAACGAGATAATCTACTCAGGATTGTGATGAGAAAAGCCGGGAAAGTCCTGGATATAGTCACCCTGGATCATGATATATTCTACCAGGGCATACAGGAAATCCTGTCAGATCCATCCTACAGGAACAACATGCAGAGGCTGTCCAGGCTGCACAAAGATCAGCCCATCCCACCGCTTGACAGCGCCCTCTTCTGGATTGAGTTTGTCATGAGGCACAAGGGCGCAGCGCACCTGAGGACCGAGTCGTATCAGATGCCTTGGTATGTTTACCACTCTGTGGACGTGCTCCTCTTCTTGTCTGCTGTAGTGCTGCTCATTCTCGGTGCTCTTAGCACATTCACTTACTGGCTTTGCTCCAAATTGTGCctgaaaagaaaatgtaaacATGACTAA
- the LOC125967419 gene encoding UDP-glucuronosyltransferase 2B1-like isoform X2 codes for MRVKMLWSWVCLLLSTLCVTSAFGGKVLVFPLDGSHWVNMKVVIEGLHSRGHQVDVLRTDDSWYIKEKSSLYTSITLDVESGFSKDSIIEFVEQLLRIQREGNSVWTRLKLEREQTEKASVMHEKTSKLLMWIFENKTMVESLRSAKYDLVLTDPAVPCGVILAHFLKLPLVLNVRWTSHGEGHLAIAPSPLSYVPLTGTQFSDKMSFFERVVNNLLFIFAEYQYSKYIQLHYDGVVQKYLSPDADYRSLFQAADLWLMRVDFVFEFPRPTMPNVIYMGGFQCKPAKPLPDHLEEFVQSSGEHGFVIMSLGTLIGELPNDLADEIAAAFAKLPQKVIWRYKGAKPSTLGNNTLLVDWMPQNDLLGHPKMKLFVAHGGTNGVQEAIYHGVPILGLPLIFDQRDNLLRIVMRKAGKVLDIVTLDHDIFYQGIQEILSDPSYRNNMQRLSRLHKDQPIPPLDSALFWIEFVMRHKGAAHLRTESYQMPWYVYHSVDVLLFLSVSGAVLALLLMLFIMIKCLCSAICKRKIKRE; via the exons ATGAG AGTGAAGATGCTTTGGTCTTGGGTCTGCCTCTTGCTTTCCACTCTATGTGTGACTTCCGCTTTTGGCGGCAAGGTGCTTGTTTTTCCATTGGATGGAAGCCACTGGGTGAACATGAAAGTGGTTATTGAGGGACTGCACTCGAGAGGGCACCAGGTTGACGTGTTGCGAACGGACGACAGCTGGTACATCAAGGAAAAGTCCTCACTCTACACCTCCATTACGCTTGACGTGGAGTCGGGTTTCAGCAAAGATTCTATTATTGAGTTTGTGGAGCAGTTGCTGCGCATCCAGCGAGAAGGCAACTCCGTCTGGACTCGTTTAAAACTGGAAAGGGAGCAAACTGAAAAAGCCTCAGTGATGCATGAGAAAACAAGCAAACTGCTGATGTGGATTTTTGAGAATAAAACAATGGTGGAGTCACTACGAAGTGCCAAATATGACCTCGTTCTGACAGACCCGGCAGTGCCGTGCGGTGTTATTCTCGCCCACTTCCTGAAACTGCCTCTTGTTCTCAACGTGAGATGGACCAGCCACGGCGAGGGGCATTTAGCAATTGCACCATCCCCTCTGTCGTACGTGCCCCTTACAGGGACACAATTTTCTGATAAGATGAGTTTTTTTGAAAGAGTAGTAAACAATTTGCTATTTATCTTTGCCGAATATCAATACTCAAAGTACATACAACTGCATTACGACGGCGTGGTTCAAAAATATTTAAGCCCCGACGCAGACTATCGTTCGCTGTTCCAAGCAGCAGACCTGTGGCTCATGAGAGTGGACTTTGTCTTTGAGTTCCCACGCCCCACCATGCCCAACGTCATCTACATGGGGGGCTTCCAGTGTAAACCTGCCAAGCCTCTACCCGACCACCTGGAAGAGTTCGTCCAGAGTTCCGGGGAACACGGATTCGTCATCATGTCCCTGGGGACTCTAATCGGAGAACTTCCTAACGACTTAGCCGACGAAATTGCGGCAGCTTTTGCCAAGCTCCCTCAGAAGGTCATCTGGAGGTATAAAGGTGCTAAACCCTCCACTCTGGGCAACAACACTCTCCTGGTGGACTGGATGCCCCAAAACGACCTTCTTGGACATCCCAAGATGAAACTCTTTGTTGCTCATGGTGGGACAAACGGCGTCCAGGAAGCAATTTATCACGGCGTGCCAATCCTCGGGCTTCCACTCATTTTCGATCAACGAGATAATCTACTCAGGATTGTGATGAGAAAAGCCGGGAAAGTCCTGGATATAGTCACCCTGGATCATGATATATTCTACCAGGGCATACAGGAAATCCTGTCAGATCCATCCTACAGGAACAACATGCAGAGGCTGTCCAGGCTGCACAAAGATCAGCCCATCCCACCGCTTGACAGCGCCCTCTTCTGGATTGAGTTTGTCATGAGGCACAAGGGCGCAGCGCACCTGAGGACCGAGTCGTATCAGATGCCTTGGTATGTTTACCACTCTGTGGACGTGCTCCTCTTCTTGTCTG TGTCTGGAGCTGTGCTGGCTCTGCTTTTAATGTTATTCATCATGATCAAATGTTTGTGCTCTGCAATATGTAAGAGGAAAATCAAACGGGAGTAA
- the LOC125967406 gene encoding UDP-glucuronosyltransferase 2A3-like, whose translation MRVKMLWSWVCLLLSTLCVTSAFGGKVLVFPLDGSHWVNMKVVIEGLHSRGHQVDVLRTDDSWYIKEKSPLYTSITLDVESGFSKDSIIEIVEKLLRIQREGKSVWTRLKLESEKSEKASVMHEKTSKLLMWILENKTMVESLQSAKYDLVLTDPVVPCGVILAHFLKLPLVLNVRWTSHGEGHLAIAPSPLSYVPLTGTEFSDKMSFFERVVNNLLFIFAKYQYSKYIQLHYDGVLQKYLSPDADYCSLFQAADLWLMRVDFVFEFPRPTMPNVIYMGGFQCKPAKPLPDHLEEFVQSSGEHGFIIMSLGTLIGALPSDLADEIAAAFAKLPQKVIWRYKGAKPSTLGNNTLLVDWMPQNDLLGHPKMKLFVAHGGTNGVQEAIYHGVPILGLPLIFDQRDNLLRIVMRKAGKVLDIVTLDHDIFYQGIQEILSDPSYRNNMQRLSRLHKDQPIPPLDSALFWIEFVMRHKGAAHLRTESYQMPWYVYHSVDVLLFLSAVALLILGALSTFTYWLCSKLCLKRKCKHD comes from the exons ATGAG AGTGAAGATGCTTTGGTCTTGGGTCTGCCTCTTGCTTTCCACTCTATGTGTGACTTCCGCTTTTGGCGGCAAGGTGCTTGTTTTTCCATTGGATGGAAGCCACTGGGTGAACATGAAAGTGGTTATTGAGGGACTGCACTCGAGAGGGCACCAGGTTGACGTGTTGCGAACGGACGACAGCTGGTACATCAAGGAAAAGTCCCCGCTCTACACCTCCATCACGCTTGACGTGGAGTCGGGTTTCAGCAAAGATTCTATTATTGAGATCGTGGAGAAGTTGCTGCGCATCCAGCGAGAAGGCAAGTCCGTCTGGACTCGTTTAAAACTGGAAAGTGAGAAAAGTGAAAAAGCCTCAGTGATGCATGAGAAAACAAGCAAATTGCTGATGTGGATTTTGGAGAATAAAACAATGGTGGAGTCACTGCAAAGTGCCAAATATGACCTCGTTCTGACAGACCCGGTAGTGCCGTGCGGTGTTATTCTCGCCCACTTCCTGAAACTGCCTCTGGTTCTCAACGTGAGATGGACCAGCCACGGCGAGGGGCATTTAGCAATTGCACCATCCCCTCTGTCGTACGTGCCCCTTACAGGGACAGAATTTTCTGATAAGATGAGTTTTTTTGAAAGAGTAGTAAACAATTTGCTATTTATCTTTGCCAAATATCAATACTCAAAGTACATACAACTGCATTACGACGGCGTGCTTCAAAAATATTTAAGCCCCGACGCAGACTATTGTTCGCTGTTCCAAGCAGCAGACCTGTGGCTCATGAGAGTGGACTTTGTCTTTGAGTTCCCACGCCCCACCATGCCCAACGTCATCTACATGGGGGGCTTCCAGTGTAAACCTGCCAAGCCTCTACCCGACCACCTGGAAGAGTTCGTCCAGAGTTCCGGGGAACACGGATTCATCATCATGTCCCTGGGGACTCTAATCGGAGCACTTCCTAGCGATTTAGCCGACGAAATTGCGGCAGCTTTTGCCAAGCTCCCTCAGAAGGTCATCTGGAGGTATAAAGGTGCTAAACCCTCCACTCTGGGCAACAACACTCTCCTGGTGGACTGGATGCCCCAAAACGACCTTCTCGGACATCCCAAGATGAAACTGTTTGTTGCTCATGGTGGGACAAACGGCGTCCAGGAAGCAATTTATCACGGCGTGCCAATCCTCGGGCTTCCGCTCATTTTCGATCAACGAGATAATCTACTCAGGATTGTGATGAGAAAAGCCGGGAAAGTCCTGGATATAGTCACCCTGGATCATGATATATTCTACCAGGGCATACAGGAAATCCTGTCAGATCCATCCTACAGGAACAACATGCAGAGGCTGTCCAGGCTGCACAAAGATCAGCCCATCCCACCGCTCGACAGCGCCCTCTTCTGGATTGAGTTTGTCATGAGGCACAAGGGCGCAGCGCACCTGAGGACCGAGTCGTATCAGATGCCTTGGTATGTTTACCACTCTGTGGACGTGCTCCTCTTCTTGTCTGCTGTAGCGCTGCTCATTCTCGGTGCTCTTAGCACATTCACTTACTGGCTTTGCTCCAAATTGTGCctgaaaagaaaatgtaaacATGACTAA
- the LOC125967417 gene encoding calcium homeostasis modulator protein 6 — protein MCSQRQTLFLAFHSDSLHFLGPLSMESQQQWLTRLKDELSSSPLVSNVAFGFILMGLEKLVELEFECPCNPTWNGVFSSAFFILPAVMAFTLMLIIQGCRCDVWRRRTVSLSSVVPAVVWLILLFLDGQYFACAMTDWEGRFVLVDRAAPQKWCEPISDGGVPQQELMLRSQQLFVFSQVLGIILLIVICVGLVIYVIRQSCQQEVEELQETEVAELTVLRMSSLQTRTS, from the exons ATGTGTTCACAACGCCAGACCCTCTTTTTGGCTTTTCACAGCGACTCTCTTCATTTCTTGGGCCCACTTAGTATGGAAAGTCAACAACAATGGCTTACCAGGCTCAAAGATGAACTTAGCAGCAGTCCGCTGGTCTCCAACGTGGCATTCGGCTTCATCCTCATGGGACTGGAGAAGCTGGTTGAACTGGAGTTCGAGTGTCCGTGCAACCCGACGTGGAACGGCGTGTTTTCGTCCGCCTTCTTCATCCTCCCGGCCGTAATGGCCTTCACCTTGATGCTCATCATCCAGGGGTGCCGTTGCGACGTGTGGCGTCGCCGGACCGTATCGCTCTCCAGCGTGGTGCCCGCCGTCGTCTGGCTCATTTTGCTCTTCTTGGACGGCCAGTACTTTGCCTGTGCTATGACAGACTGGGAGGGTAGATTTGTGCTGGTGGACAGGGCGGCTCCACAGAAGTGGTGTGAACCAATAAGTGATGGAGGTGTCCCCCAGCAAGAACTCATGCTGCGTTCGCAGCAGCTCTTTGTTTTCTCTCAG GTACTAGGCATCATCCTGCTCATTGTCATCTGCGTGGGGCTCGTCATCTATGTGATCAGACAAAGTTGCCAACAAGAAGTGGAGGAGCTTCAGGAGACAGAGGTTGCCGAGCTCACCGTCCTCAGGATGAGCTCTCTGCAGACCAGGACATCTTGA